The following DNA comes from Streptomyces globosus.
CAGGCGAACGGCAGCGCACCGACGGTCGAGCGGTCCGCGACGACCGTGGCGGGCGCCCGCCAGCCGCGCTCGGGCGCCGGGCGGGCGGGGTCCGCGGACTCGCCCGTCCAGAACCGGTCGTCGGCCCGGTGGAAGGCGCCGGGGGAGCGGTCCGCGAGGTGGTTGCGCGTCCACTCCGGCCGGTAGAAGCCGATGCCCGCCACGTGGTCGCGGTCGCGCGGCACGATCGCGTCCCAGTCGACCGGCGCGTCCCAGCCCCGGGCCTCCGTGTCGACCGCCGCCCACAGCTCGTGGCGGCTGCGGCCGAGCCGCTCCGCGAGCGCGCCCGAGTCGGCGAGGCTCCGGCGGCTCCAGCGGAAGTCGACGAAGAAGCCGTCCGAGACGGGCCCCGCACGGTCCTCGAAGAACTCCCGGTTCAGGTGGTTCAGCGCGCCCTGCCAGCCCACCCGCCCGGTGTCGTTCATCGCGTCGTACCAGGTGGTCCGCAGCCCGTGCGGTGCGCCGGCCGCGCGCAGGGCGCGCAGGAAGCCCCGCATCCGGCCGGCGAGCAGGCTGTCACCGCCGTCGGTCTCGGCGTTGACGAACCAGCCGTCGAAGCCGTACGCGGCGGCCACCTCGGCCAGCTTCTGCGCGAGCGGGAAGCGTCCGGAGGCGTCCTGCTGCACCAGGTCCCGCGTCCACTGCAGGTCGCCGCCGTACGCGACGGGCGGGAGGAAGACGTTCCCGAGGACGCGGACGCCGTTGCGGTGCGCGGCGTCCACGACGGGCGCTTGGGGGGCGAGCACGAGGCCCTCGCCGGCGGAGCCGCCCCAGAACACCAGCTCGTCGATGTACGCCCAGTGCGTCAGGGCGTAGGCGTCGGAGGTCGGGGAGCCCTGGGCGGGGTTGCCGGCGGTGGGCCCGAAGGAGACGAGCGCGGCGATCCGGGCCTGCCCGGCGCGGGCGCCGGGGTGGACTGGCACCGGCGTGAAGCGTTCCGCGAGCGGCACGGAGGCGGTGTTGTACGCGAGGTCCGGATCGGACTCGGGGGCCCACTCCTTCAGCGAGCGCCACACGATGCCGGGGCCGGGGGAGCCCGGGGGCAGGGAGTCCGGGAACCAGTAGGAGGCGTACGGGGCGAGGCCGCCCGGGCCGCCCGGTGCGGCGGCGGCGGCCGGCGGCGGCGCGGCGGCCGCGTGCGCCGAGGCTGCTGCGGGCGCTGCGGGCCCTGCGTGCGCCCGGCCCGTGGCGCCGAGCAGGGCGGCGGCCCCCGCCCCGGCGCCGGCGGCGACCAGCCAGCGCCGGGTGGGGCGCGGGCCCGCGGCGGAGGCGGCCGGGGAGGGGAGCGGGGGCCGGGGGGAGGGCGTACGAGGGTGGGCGCTGTCGTCGGCCTCGGACATGCGGGCTCCTCGGATGGGGGTCAGGTGTCGGATCTCGGACGCCTTACGACGTCCCGCACGCGCAGCACCTCGGTGATGCCGCGCGCGGACAGGTGGGCGGGGTCTGCGGCCGCCTCCGCGAGGACCGCCGCGGGGCGGACCCCGTCGGCGGCGAGCACCGCCCAGGCCTCGAAGAACGCGCCGCCGGGCGCGCACGCCGCCCGGCCGGGCGCGGCCGGCCCCCCGCCGCCGTCCAGCACCAGCGCGGTGGTCCGTGCGGGCGGGCGGTGCGCGCGGCCGCGCCACGCCGCGGCGACGCGGGCGACCTCCGCCGCGGCCGGCTTGGGGCGCCGGTCGTTGGCCAGCAGCCCGAGCCCGTACTCCGGCTCGGGGAAGTCGGCGAGGTCCCGGGACACGTCGTGTGAGCACCACCAGGTGACGCCCCACAGGTCCGGGCAGTCCAGGGCGGCGGCGAGCGTCGCCGCGGTGAAGGCGGCCGCGTGCTCCGGCGGGATCAGCGGCGCCGGCGCGCCGACCTCCTGGAGCCACACCGGGCGGTGCGGGTCCGCGGCCCACGCCTTGGACAGCTCGATCAGGTACGCGGCGTGCTGCTCGGTGGCGGCGCCGGTGCGGCCGTGCCGCTGCGCGGTCCCGTTGAACACCCATGAGTGCACGGCGGTGGCCGCGCCGAGGCGGGCCGCCTGGGCCGGGGTGAAGGGGTGCCCGTCCCGGAACCAGACGGCGTCGTACTCGGCGTGCAGGTGGAGCCGGCCCGGCGCGCCGCGCTCGCAGGCGGCCAGCATCCGCTCCAGCCAGCGGCCGGCCTCCCCGGGCGAGACCGGGTCGGGGTCGGGGTGCGGGGGGCCGGAGAACTGGTTGACCTCGTTGCCGACCGTCATGCCGAGGAAGTTGGGCCGGCCGGCGAGGGCCGCGGCGAGGGCGTGCAGGTACTCCTCCTGCCCGGCGACCACCTCCGGATCGCGGAAGATGTTCCTGCGGTGCCAGGTGGCGGTCCAGGACGGCAGGAAGTCGAAACTGGACAGGTGCCCCTGCAGGCCGTCGACGTTGACGTCGAGGCCGCGCTCGGCGGCCGCGTCCACGAGCGCGACGAGCTGCTCCACGGCGCGCGGCCGGATCAGCGCCCGGTTCGGCTGGAACACCGGCCACAGCGGGAAGACCCGTACGTGGTCCAGTCCCAGCGCGGCGATCGAGTCGAGGTCGGCCGCGACCTCGTCCGCGTCGAAGTCGAGCCAGTGGTGGAACCAGCCGCGCGACGGCGTGTAGTTGGCGCCGAACCGGAGGGTCCGGGCCGGTGCCGGGGCGGGCGGTTGCAGGGGCGGGGTGGCGGCGGTGCCGTCGTGCATGAGGCGTCCCGAGGGCTCGGGGGAAATCTCCGGACGCCGACCAACGTGCCGCGCGGGAGAGCGGATGGCAACGACGCGGATTCCGCCACCGGCGCGGCCGGAGCCCCAGGGGGGTACGGCTCCGGCGCCGGCCGCATACTGGGACCGACCCCGTCCAGGAGCCGCCGTGACCACTCCCCGCCCCGCCTTCCCCGCGCCCGGCCCCGCCGACCCGGGCGACGGCGCCACCGTGGCGATCGACATCGGCGGAACCAAGATCGCCGGCGCGCTGGTCGGGCCTGACGGGACGATGGACTCCGCCACCCGCCGCCCCACGCCGCGCGGCGCGGCCGGCGACGGCGACGCGGTGTTCGCAGCCGTCGCCGAGGTCGTCGCCGAGCTGGCCCGCTCCCCGCTGTGGCCGAGCGCCGTACGCTGCGGCATCGGCAGCGCCGGCCCCGTCGACGCCTCGCGCGGCACGGTCAGCCCGGTCAACATCGGCGCCTGGCGCGACTTCCCCGTCCGCGCCCGGGTCGAGGCCGAACTGGCCCGCCACGGCGCGCCCCTGCCGACCGTGCTCGTCGGGGACGGCGTCGCGATGACCGCGGCCGAGCACTGGCTGGGCGCCGCGCGCGGGCGTGCCAACGCCCTGTGCATGGTCGTCTCCACCGGCGTCGGCGGCGGCCTGGTCCTCGACAACCGGCTCCACCCCGGCCCCACCGGCAACGCCGGCCACATCGGGCACATCAGCGTCGCCTTCGACGGCGAGGCGTGTGCCTGCGGCGGCCGCGGCTGCGTGGAATCCCTCGCCTCCGGCACGGCCATCGCACGGTGGGCCCTCGCCCGGGGCTGGGTGCCCGACGGCGACGACACGGCGGCCGGGGTCGCCGCGGCAGCGGCAGCCGGGGACCCCCTGGCTCTCGCCGCCTTCGACCGGGCGGGCCGCGCCCTCGCCGCCGCCATCGCCGCCTGCGCGACCCTCACCGAGACCGACCTCGCCGTCATCGGCGGCGGCGTCACGGCCGCGGGAGACATCCTCTTCGGGCCGGTCCGGGCCCACCTCGCCGACTACGCCGCGCTGTCCTTCACCGGCGGCCTGGAGGTCGTACCGGCAGCCCTCGGCACCGACGCCGGGCTGATCGGCGCAGCCGCGGCCGCGATGATGCTGCTGCCGGCTGCCTAAGGCTTCACGGAGCGGTAGTACCGCTGGGCGCCCTCGTGCAGGTCCAGCGGGTCGGTGTAGATCGCCGTCCGCAGGTCCACCAGCTGCGCCGCGTGCACCTGCTGCCCGATCCCGTCCCGGCTGTTGATCACGGTGCGGGTGAACTGCTCGGTCAGCTCCGGATCCGCATCCTCCGTCGTGACCAGCAGGTTCGGCACGGCCAGCGTCGCCACCGCCGAGGTGTTGCGCGCCCGCGCGTACGCGTCCTGCGGCATCACCGCCGACCGGTAGTAGCGGGCCGGGCTCCCGCTGCCCTGGAGGTCCTCCACCAGGTCCCCGAGCTGCACGAGCCGGATGTCGAAGCGCTCCGACAGCTCCTTCACGGCGTTCGTCGGCAGGCCGCCTGACCAGAAGAACGCGTCGATGCGCCCGGCCTCCAGCTCCGCCGGCATGGTGTCGATGCCGATCGACACCGCCTTGACGTCGCGCGCCGGGTCCAGCTTGGCCGCCGCCAGCAGCCGCTCCGAGATCAGCCGCACCCCGGAGGCCGGCTGCCCTATCGCGACCCGCTTGCCGCGCAGGTCCCGCGCCGACTGCACCGGCGACCCGGCCGGCACCACGAGCTGCACGTAGTCGTCGTAGAGCCGCGCGCACCCGCGCAGCTCGTCCGCGCCGCGCTTGCCGTCCGTCCGGTACTTGGCGACCGCGTCCGCCGTCGCGATGGTGAAGTCGGCCTCCCCGGACGCCAGCCGCTGCAGGTTCTCCTGCGAGCCCTCGCTGGGCGCCAGCCTGACCTCCACGCCGGGCATGTCCTGCGCCAGCGCCACGTCGAGCAGCTGCCCGTACCGGTGGTAGACGCCGGTGCGGCCGCCGGTGCTGAGCGTCAGGTCGCCCTTCAGCTGCGGCTCCGCGAAGGGCCGCAGCCACCACAGCAGCGTCCCGAGCACGGTGAGCACGGCCACCGCCCCCCACAGGACGGTGCGCCTGCCGAAACGGGGCGGAACGAGAACCATGGCCGCGATCCTGCCACCGACGCGCCGAGCTGTCACGGGCAGCCCGGTCCCGGGGGCGGGCGGAGGCCGCCCGGGCACCGCCTACCCTTGTTGCATGACCAGCAGCAGCGACCGGAGCACGGCAGTGGACGTCAAGGGAACATACGAGGTGCGCACCTACGGGTGCCAGATGAACGTGCACGACTCCGAGCGGCTCTCCGGTCTGCTGGAGGAAGCCGGCTACACCCGGGCCCCGGAGGGCTCCGACGGTGACGCCGACGTCGTCGTGTTCAACACCTGCGCCGTCCGCGAGAACGCCGACAACAAGCTGTACGGCAACCTCGGCCGGCTCGCCCCGATGAAGACGCGGCGCCCCGGCATGCAGATCGCCGTCGGCGGCTGCCTCGCGCAGAAGGACCGGGACACCATCGTCAGGAAGGCCCCCTGGGTCGACGTGGTCTTCGGCACCCACAACATCGGCAAGCTGCCC
Coding sequences within:
- a CDS encoding TAXI family TRAP transporter solute-binding subunit, with translation MVLVPPRFGRRTVLWGAVAVLTVLGTLLWWLRPFAEPQLKGDLTLSTGGRTGVYHRYGQLLDVALAQDMPGVEVRLAPSEGSQENLQRLASGEADFTIATADAVAKYRTDGKRGADELRGCARLYDDYVQLVVPAGSPVQSARDLRGKRVAIGQPASGVRLISERLLAAAKLDPARDVKAVSIGIDTMPAELEAGRIDAFFWSGGLPTNAVKELSERFDIRLVQLGDLVEDLQGSGSPARYYRSAVMPQDAYARARNTSAVATLAVPNLLVTTEDADPELTEQFTRTVINSRDGIGQQVHAAQLVDLRTAIYTDPLDLHEGAQRYYRSVKP
- a CDS encoding ROK family protein — its product is MAIDIGGTKIAGALVGPDGTMDSATRRPTPRGAAGDGDAVFAAVAEVVAELARSPLWPSAVRCGIGSAGPVDASRGTVSPVNIGAWRDFPVRARVEAELARHGAPLPTVLVGDGVAMTAAEHWLGAARGRANALCMVVSTGVGGGLVLDNRLHPGPTGNAGHIGHISVAFDGEACACGGRGCVESLASGTAIARWALARGWVPDGDDTAAGVAAAAAAGDPLALAAFDRAGRALAAAIAACATLTETDLAVIGGGVTAAGDILFGPVRAHLADYAALSFTGGLEVVPAALGTDAGLIGAAAAAMMLLPAA
- a CDS encoding endo-beta-N-acetylglucosaminidase, whose protein sequence is MSEADDSAHPRTPSPRPPLPSPAASAAGPRPTRRWLVAAGAGAGAAALLGATGRAHAGPAAPAAASAHAAAAPPPAAAAAPGGPGGLAPYASYWFPDSLPPGSPGPGIVWRSLKEWAPESDPDLAYNTASVPLAERFTPVPVHPGARAGQARIAALVSFGPTAGNPAQGSPTSDAYALTHWAYIDELVFWGGSAGEGLVLAPQAPVVDAAHRNGVRVLGNVFLPPVAYGGDLQWTRDLVQQDASGRFPLAQKLAEVAAAYGFDGWFVNAETDGGDSLLAGRMRGFLRALRAAGAPHGLRTTWYDAMNDTGRVGWQGALNHLNREFFEDRAGPVSDGFFVDFRWSRRSLADSGALAERLGRSRHELWAAVDTEARGWDAPVDWDAIVPRDRDHVAGIGFYRPEWTRNHLADRSPGAFHRADDRFWTGESADPARPAPERGWRAPATVVADRSTVGALPFACSFNTGHGERWYEAGRAVSDTPWNHLGLQDRLPGRRWVVDTAGPRPEAALDFAAAWRGGSSLLVAGPLTAPAAVGLHGTRFALPAAGVLELVHRAEPGSAPVSVEVGVAVREPHAPGGPVPYSWFAAGGARPGAGWRTARVGLSRLAGRTAYGLAVRITALGRTAVAWRVGAVSVRDDTPHRRPGAPHTLRVDAAARRDGAAEVRLSWRRAAGPVRHYELHRLLPGGGRRFLGGTCGTALYLPEVVRAGRERAAAFEVRAVDELYAASAPARTALAWTG
- a CDS encoding glycoside hydrolase 5 family protein, which translates into the protein MHDGTAATPPLQPPAPAPARTLRFGANYTPSRGWFHHWLDFDADEVAADLDSIAALGLDHVRVFPLWPVFQPNRALIRPRAVEQLVALVDAAAERGLDVNVDGLQGHLSSFDFLPSWTATWHRRNIFRDPEVVAGQEEYLHALAAALAGRPNFLGMTVGNEVNQFSGPPHPDPDPVSPGEAGRWLERMLAACERGAPGRLHLHAEYDAVWFRDGHPFTPAQAARLGAATAVHSWVFNGTAQRHGRTGAATEQHAAYLIELSKAWAADPHRPVWLQEVGAPAPLIPPEHAAAFTAATLAAALDCPDLWGVTWWCSHDVSRDLADFPEPEYGLGLLANDRRPKPAAAEVARVAAAWRGRAHRPPARTTALVLDGGGGPAAPGRAACAPGGAFFEAWAVLAADGVRPAAVLAEAAADPAHLSARGITEVLRVRDVVRRPRSDT